One genomic region from Falco rusticolus isolate bFalRus1 chromosome 19, bFalRus1.pri, whole genome shotgun sequence encodes:
- the LOC119159334 gene encoding scale keratin-like, whose product MSCYDLCPPKTSVAVPQPIAESCNELCARQCPDSTAFIQPPPVVVTFPGPILSSFPQQAVVGSSGAPAFGGSLGLGGLYGAGATQGSGGLCTFGRPYTSAACTPCAWPRYGKKLWDTCGPC is encoded by the coding sequence ATGTCTTGCTACGACCTGTGCCCACCAAAAACCAGCGTTGCCGTCCCCCAGCCCATCGCTGAGAGCTGCAACGAGCTGTGCGCCCGCCAGTGCCCCGACTCAACGGCCTTCATCCAGCCGCCCCCCGTGGTCGTCACCTTccccggccccatcctcagctccttcccccagcaagCCGTGGTGGGCTCCTCCGGAGCACCCGCCTTtgggggctccctggggctggggggcctcTACGGCGCTGGGGCCACACAGGGCTCGGGCGGCCTCTGCACCTTTGGCAGACCCTACACCTCTGCGGCCTGCACCCCCTGCGCCTGGCCCCGCTACGGCAAGAAGCTCTGGGACACCTGTGGGCCCTGCTAG
- the LOC119140154 gene encoding scale keratin-like, which yields MTEGQEPDSPVVIGRRECRLCRLAQVVLSNGAAGIKALPLPGSPHNCSGRLLLWEQGNTVRSLATMSCYDLCPPKTSVAVPQPIAESCNELCARQCPDSTAFIQPPPVVVTFPGPILSSFPQQAVVGSSGAPAFGGSLGLGGLYGAGATQGSGGLCTFGRPYTSAACTPCAWPRYGKKLWDTCGPC from the exons ATGAC GGAGGGACAGGAGCCGGACAGCCCCGTTGTCATCGGCAGGAGGGAGTGCCGCCTCTGCAGATTGGCCCAGGTGGTGCTGAGCAATGGCGCGGCCGGTATAaaagctctgcctctgcccggCTCTCCACACAACTGCTCTGGTCGCCTTCTCCTCTGGGAACAGGGTAA CACCGTCCGATCCCTCGCCACGATGTCTTGCTACGACCTGTGCCCACCAAAAACCAGCGTTGCCGTCCCCCAGCCCATCGCTGAGAGCTGCAACGAGCTGTGCGCCCGCCAGTGCCCCGACTCAACGGCCTTCATCCAGCCGCCCCCCGTGGTCGTCACCTTccccggccccatcctcagctccttcccccagcaagCCGTGGTGGGCTCCTCCGGAGCACCCGCCTTtgggggctccctggggctggggggcctcTACGGCGCTGGGGCCACACAGGGCTCGGGCGGCCTCTGCACCTTTGGCAGACCCTACACCTCTGCGGCCTGCACCCCCTGCGCCTGGCCCCGCTACGGCAAGAAGCTCTGGGACACCTGTGGGCCCTGCTAG
- the LOC119159291 gene encoding scale keratin-like: MSGYSESCRPCGVTCPRPIAESYNEPCVQQCPDSRAVIFPPPAVVTLPGPILSSFPQESIVGSSGPAWLGSSFGSPSSVGSLGLGGSGGSLSYGRWRSYGGSFGLGGYGGSLGLGGSSGYGGLRGYGNPFGLGGSGGSLGYGHSLGYGDDVGYGGQHGSSSFGSCGRSYSSGFSSCGTGYYLPGSQRWGRSRRGSCGAF; the protein is encoded by the coding sequence ATGTCTGGCTACAGCGAGTCCTGCAGACCCTGTGGGGTGACGTGCCCTCGGCCGATTGCCGAGAGCTACAATGAGCCATGTGTGCAGCAATGCCCCGACTCCAGAGCAGTCATCTTCCCCCCGCCGGCTGTGGTGACCTTGCCGGGCCCCATACTCAGCTCTTTTCCCCAGGAGAGCATTGTGGGATCATCAGGCCCAGCCTGGCTAGGGAGTTCCTTTGGTTCCCCAAGCTCTGTGGGCTCCCTGGGCTTGGGTGGCTCTGGGGGCTCCTTGAGCTATGGGAGGTGGCGGAGTTACGGGGGCTCCTTTGGTTTGGGAGGCTATGGGGGCTCCCTGGGTTTGGGGGGCTCCTCTGGCTATGGGGGCTTGCGGGGCTATGGGAACCCCTTTGGCTTGGGAGGCTCTGGGGGCTCCCTTGGGTACGGCCATTCCCTGGGCTATGGAGATGATGTGGGCTATGGGGGCCAACATGGGTCCAGCAGCTTTGGCAGTTGTGGGAGGTCCTACAGCTCCGGCTTCTCCTCCTGTGGCACGGGGTATTACCTGCCTGGGTCCCAGAGGTGGGGCAGGTCCCGCCGTGGGAGCTGCGGGGCTTTCTAA
- the LOC119159292 gene encoding scale keratin-like, whose amino-acid sequence MSGYSESCRPCGVTCPRPIAESYNEPCVQQCPDSRAVIFPPPAVVTLPGPILSSFPQESIVGSSGPAWLGSSFGSPSSVGSLGLGGSGGSLSYGRWRSYGGSFGLGGYGGSLGLGGSSGYGGLRGYGNPFGLGGSGGSLGYGRSLGYGDDVGYGGQHGSSSFGSCGRSYSSGFSSCGTGYYLPGSQRWGRSRRGSCGAF is encoded by the coding sequence ATGTCTGGCTACAGCGAGTCCTGCAGACCCTGTGGGGTGACGTGCCCTCGGCCGATTGCCGAGAGCTACAATGAGCCATGTGTGCAGCAATGCCCCGACTCCAGAGCAGTCATCTTCCCCCCGCCGGCTGTGGTGACCTTGCCGGGCCCCATACTCAGCTCTTTTCCCCAGGAGAGCATTGTGGGATCATCAGGCCCAGCCTGGCTAGGGAGTTCCTTTGGTTCCCCAAGCTCTGTGGGCTCCCTGGGCTTGGGTGGCTCTGGGGGCTCCTTGAGCTATGGGAGGTGGCGGAGTTACGGGGGCTCCTTTGGTTTGGGAGGCTATGGGGGCTCCCTGGGTTTGGGGGGCTCCTCTGGCTATGGGGGCTTGCGGGGCTATGGGAACCCCTTTGGCTTGGGAGGCTCTGGGGGCTCCCTTGGGTACGGCCGTTCCCTGGGCTATGGAGATGATGTGGGCTATGGGGGCCAACATGGGTCCAGCAGCTTTGGCAGTTGTGGGAGGTCCTACAGCTCCGGCTTCTCCTCCTGTGGCACGGGGTATTACCTGCCTGGGTCCCAGAGGTGGGGCAGGTCCCGCCGTGGGAGCTGCGGGGCTTTCTAA